One stretch of Streptomyces sp. R21 DNA includes these proteins:
- a CDS encoding DUF503 domain-containing protein: MYVGTLSFDLLLGDVRSLKEKRSVVRPIVAELQRKYAVSAAEVEHMDLHRRAGIGLAVVSGDAGHLTDVLDGCERLVAGRPEIELLSVRRRFHGDDDE, translated from the coding sequence ATGTATGTGGGGACTCTGTCCTTCGACCTCCTTCTCGGCGACGTACGGTCCCTGAAGGAGAAGCGTTCCGTCGTCCGCCCGATCGTGGCCGAGCTCCAGCGCAAGTACGCGGTGAGCGCGGCGGAGGTCGAGCACATGGACCTGCACCGCAGGGCCGGCATCGGCCTGGCGGTCGTCTCCGGCGACGCGGGCCATCTGACCGACGTACTGGACGGATGTGAGCGGCTGGTCGCCGGCCGTCCCGAAATCGAGTTGCTGTCGGTACGGCGGCGCTTCCATGGCGACGACGACGAGTGA
- the nusA gene encoding transcription termination factor NusA, with product MDIDMSALRGLVREKEISFSLLVEAIESALLIAYHRTEGSRRHARVELNRETGHVTVWAKEDPEDLEEGQEAREFDDTPSGFGRIAATTAKQVILQRLRDAEDDATLGEYAGREGDIVTGVVQQGRDPKNVLVDIGKLEAILPVQEQVPGESYQHGLRLRSYVVRVAKGVRGPSVTLSRTHPNLVKKLFALEVPEIADGSVEISAIAREAGHRTKIAVRSTRSGLNAKGACIGPMGGRVRNVMAELNGEKIDIVDWSDDPAEMVANALSPARVSKVEVVDLAARSARVTVPDYQLSLAIGKEGQNARLAARLTGWRIDIRPDIEQPGSADGE from the coding sequence GTGGACATCGACATGAGTGCCCTGCGGGGCTTGGTACGGGAGAAGGAGATCTCCTTCAGCCTGCTGGTCGAGGCGATCGAGTCGGCCCTCCTCATCGCCTACCACCGCACCGAGGGAAGCCGCCGTCACGCGCGCGTGGAGCTCAACCGGGAGACCGGCCATGTGACCGTGTGGGCGAAGGAGGACCCCGAGGACCTGGAGGAGGGGCAGGAGGCGCGCGAGTTCGACGACACCCCGTCGGGCTTCGGCCGTATCGCCGCCACCACCGCCAAGCAGGTCATCCTGCAGCGTCTGCGCGACGCCGAGGACGACGCGACGCTCGGCGAGTACGCGGGCCGCGAGGGCGACATCGTCACCGGTGTCGTCCAGCAGGGCCGCGACCCGAAGAACGTCCTCGTGGACATCGGCAAGCTCGAGGCCATCCTGCCCGTGCAGGAGCAGGTCCCCGGCGAGTCGTACCAGCACGGGCTGCGCCTGCGTTCGTACGTCGTCCGGGTGGCGAAGGGTGTGCGCGGTCCGTCCGTGACGCTCTCGCGCACGCACCCCAACCTGGTGAAGAAGCTGTTCGCGCTGGAGGTGCCGGAGATCGCCGACGGTTCCGTCGAGATCTCCGCGATCGCCCGCGAGGCCGGCCACCGCACGAAGATCGCCGTCCGGTCCACCCGGTCGGGGCTCAACGCCAAGGGCGCCTGCATCGGCCCGATGGGCGGCCGGGTGCGCAACGTGATGGCCGAGCTGAACGGCGAGAAGATCGACATCGTCGACTGGTCGGACGACCCGGCCGAGATGGTGGCGAACGCGCTGTCGCCGGCCCGGGTCTCCAAGGTCGAGGTCGTCGACCTCGCGGCCCGCTCCGCGCGCGTGACGGTCCCCGACTACCAGCTGTCCCTGGCGATCGGCAAGGAAGGGCAGAATGCCCGGCTTGCGGCCCGCCTCACCGGCTGGCGCATCGACATCCGTCCCGACATCGAACAGCCCGGGAGCGCGGACGGGGAATAG
- a CDS encoding aminoglycoside phosphotransferase family protein, with amino-acid sequence MAFEPPQRLVRALGETRHNGSDGVGEWLEKLPELAQEAVDLRELTVERVQAPGGRSSLVVLVRLIDGTPAVLKLAPERARPASERAALAHWDGRGAVQLLNPGDTEGVLLLERLQPDLSVRSLPEAKALLEAAGTLRRLWVEPPAAHVFETVAERTGRQATAMRASVGDDDTEIAALVDTALAAREELLADAPAERLLHGTFRQSKVLAGERTPWLAVGPDPVVGECAFDLARLVRDRVEDLIASPSGASITRRRVKRLAESLEVDQERLRGWTLFRAVESGVRARRVGRLQDAELLLEFAGWL; translated from the coding sequence ATGGCTTTCGAACCGCCGCAGCGCCTCGTGCGGGCGCTCGGCGAGACGCGGCACAACGGGTCCGACGGAGTCGGCGAGTGGCTGGAAAAGCTGCCTGAGCTGGCCCAAGAGGCCGTTGACCTACGCGAGTTGACCGTCGAGCGGGTGCAGGCGCCGGGTGGGCGCAGCAGCCTGGTCGTTCTCGTGCGCCTGATCGACGGGACGCCCGCCGTGCTGAAGCTGGCGCCCGAGCGGGCCCGTCCGGCGAGCGAGCGGGCCGCGCTCGCGCACTGGGACGGCCGGGGCGCGGTGCAGCTGCTCAATCCCGGTGACACCGAGGGCGTCCTTCTCCTGGAGCGGCTCCAGCCCGATCTGTCGGTGCGGTCGCTGCCCGAGGCGAAGGCACTGCTGGAGGCGGCGGGGACGCTGCGACGGCTGTGGGTCGAGCCGCCCGCGGCCCATGTCTTCGAGACGGTTGCCGAGCGGACCGGGCGACAGGCCACGGCGATGCGGGCGAGCGTCGGCGACGACGACACCGAGATCGCGGCGCTGGTGGACACGGCGCTCGCGGCCCGCGAGGAGCTGCTCGCTGACGCGCCCGCGGAGCGGCTGCTGCACGGCACCTTCCGGCAGAGCAAGGTGCTCGCCGGTGAGCGCACGCCCTGGCTGGCCGTGGGTCCGGACCCGGTGGTCGGCGAGTGCGCCTTCGACCTGGCCCGGCTGGTCCGCGACCGGGTGGAGGACCTGATCGCCTCCCCCTCCGGTGCGTCGATCACCCGGCGCCGGGTGAAGCGGCTCGCCGAGTCGCTGGAGGTGGACCAGGAGCGACTGCGGGGCTGGACGCTGTTCCGGGCGGTCGAGTCGGGCGTACGGGCCCGGCGGGTCGGCCGCCTCCAGGACGCGGAACTGCTGCTGGAGTTCGCGGGCTGGCTCTGA
- a CDS encoding proline--tRNA ligase translates to MAQVQRMSRLMFKTLRDDPADAETLNHKLLVRAGYVRRTAAGIWSWLPLGKKVLENVARVVREEMDDMGGQEVLLPALLPKEPYEATGRWEEYGPELFRLKDRKGAEYLLGPTHEEIFTQLVKDQCSSYKDLPVILYQIQAKYRDEARPRAGILRGREFLMKDSYSFDTTDEGLAQSYALHREAYIRIFERLGLDHRIVSAVSGAMGGSASEEFLAPAPAGEDTFVDCPACDYAANTEAVTYVAPAVDAVEHPAVEELDTPDTPTIETLAEHLGVPASATLKNLLVKVDGEIVAVGVPGDREVDLGKLGEHLAPAEVELVTAEDFVDRPDLVRGYVGPQGLGKVRYIADPRIAAGTAWITGANKVNTHAKNVVAGRDFEVDDYLDVVVVEAGDPCPKCGTGLRLDRAIEIGHIFQLGRKYADAFQLDVLGQNGKPVRVTMGSYGIGVSRAVAALAEQTADEQGLCWPKEIAPADVHVVAAGKALQTELALDVAEKLGAAGVRVLVDDRAGVSPGVKFTDAELIGVPQILVAGRRSAEGVLELKDRKTGEREELTVDEAIARLTA, encoded by the coding sequence ATGGCCCAGGTCCAGCGCATGTCCCGTTTGATGTTCAAGACACTGCGTGACGACCCGGCGGATGCCGAGACGCTCAACCACAAGCTGCTGGTGCGCGCCGGTTACGTCCGCCGCACGGCGGCCGGCATCTGGTCGTGGCTGCCGCTCGGCAAGAAGGTCCTGGAGAACGTCGCCCGCGTGGTCCGCGAGGAGATGGACGACATGGGCGGCCAGGAGGTCCTGCTGCCGGCCCTGCTGCCCAAGGAGCCCTACGAGGCGACCGGCCGCTGGGAGGAGTACGGCCCCGAGCTGTTCCGCCTCAAGGACCGCAAGGGCGCGGAGTACCTCCTCGGCCCGACCCACGAGGAGATCTTCACCCAGCTGGTCAAGGACCAGTGCTCGTCCTACAAGGACCTGCCCGTGATCCTCTACCAGATCCAGGCGAAGTACCGCGACGAGGCCCGTCCGCGCGCGGGCATCCTGCGCGGCCGCGAGTTCCTGATGAAGGACTCGTACTCGTTCGACACCACCGACGAGGGCCTGGCGCAGTCGTACGCCCTGCACCGCGAGGCGTACATCAGGATCTTCGAGCGCCTCGGCCTCGACCACCGCATCGTCTCCGCCGTCTCCGGCGCCATGGGCGGCTCGGCCTCCGAGGAGTTCCTCGCCCCGGCGCCCGCCGGCGAGGACACCTTCGTCGACTGCCCGGCCTGTGACTACGCCGCCAACACCGAGGCCGTCACCTACGTGGCCCCGGCCGTCGACGCCGTCGAGCACCCCGCTGTCGAGGAGCTGGACACCCCCGACACCCCGACCATCGAGACCCTCGCCGAGCACCTCGGTGTGCCCGCCTCCGCGACCCTGAAGAACCTCCTGGTCAAGGTGGACGGCGAGATCGTCGCCGTCGGCGTGCCCGGCGACCGCGAGGTGGACCTCGGCAAGCTCGGCGAGCACCTCGCCCCGGCCGAGGTCGAGCTGGTCACGGCCGAGGACTTCGTGGACCGCCCCGACCTGGTCCGCGGTTACGTGGGCCCGCAGGGCCTGGGCAAGGTCCGCTACATCGCCGACCCGCGCATCGCCGCCGGCACCGCCTGGATCACCGGCGCCAACAAGGTCAACACGCACGCGAAGAACGTCGTCGCGGGCCGAGACTTCGAGGTCGACGACTACCTCGACGTCGTGGTCGTCGAGGCGGGCGACCCCTGCCCCAAGTGCGGCACCGGCCTCCGCCTCGACCGCGCCATCGAGATCGGCCACATCTTCCAGCTGGGCCGCAAGTACGCCGACGCCTTCCAGCTCGACGTGCTCGGCCAGAACGGCAAGCCGGTCCGCGTGACCATGGGCTCGTACGGCATCGGCGTCTCCCGCGCGGTCGCGGCGCTCGCCGAGCAGACCGCCGACGAGCAGGGGCTGTGCTGGCCCAAGGAGATCGCTCCCGCCGACGTCCACGTGGTCGCCGCGGGCAAGGCGCTGCAGACCGAGCTGGCGCTCGACGTCGCCGAGAAGCTGGGCGCGGCGGGCGTCCGCGTCCTGGTGGACGACCGTGCCGGTGTCTCCCCGGGCGTGAAGTTCACGGACGCCGAACTCATCGGTGTACCGCAGATCCTGGTCGCCGGCCGCCGCTCCGCCGAAGGCGTCCTGGAGCTGAAGGACCGCAAGACCGGTGAGCGCGAGGAGCTGACGGTCGACGAGGCGATCGCCCGCCTCACAGCCTGA
- the infB gene encoding translation initiation factor IF-2: MAKVRVYELAKEFGVESKVVMAKLQELGEFVRSASSTIEAPVVRKLTDALQQGNGGGKPAPRKAAPAKPGAPSPAQAARPAAPRPPAPKPAVAEKPAAAAPVTPAAPGPRPGPKPAPKPAPAAPAPAVPEFTAPPSAPVAPAASAGAGAPAARPASRPGAPKPGGARPAGPAQGGQGRGERPERGDRQGAPRPGGQTPRPGGARPAGPRPGNNPFTSGGSTGMARPQAPRPGGAPRPGGDRPGGAPRPQGAGQDRAPRPQGGPGGAPRPQGGPGGARPTPGGMPRPQGGAPRPGGGPGGNRPNPGMMPQRPAAGSPRPGGGPGGRGPGGGGGRPGGPGGGGGRPGGGGFAGRPGGGGGGFAGRPAGPGGGGGGFAGRPGGPGGGGGGRPGFGGRPGGPGGRGGTQGAFGRPGGPARRGRKSKRQRRQEYEAMQAPSVGGVMLPRGNGQSVRLSRGASLTDFAEKIGANPASLVGVMMNLGEMVTATQSVSDETLKLLADEMNFVLEIVSPEEEDRELLESFDIEFGEDEGDEDDLVVRPPVVTVMGHVDHGKTRLLDTIRKTNVVAGEAGGITQHIGAYQVATEVNGEERRITFIDTPGHEAFTAMRARGAKSTDIAILVVAANDGVMPQTIEALNHAKAADVPIVVAVNKIDVEGADPTKVRGQLTEFGLVAEEYGGDTMFVDISAKQGLNIESLLEAVVLTADASLDLRANPEQDAQGIAIESHLDRGRGAVSTVLVQRGTLRIGDTMVVGDAYGRVRAMLDDNGNNVEEAGPSTPVLVLGLTNVPGAGDNFLVVDEDRTARQIAEKRAARERNANFARRGVRFSLENLDEALKAGLVQELNLIIKGDASGSVEALESSLLQLDVGEEVDIRVLHRGVGAVTESDINLATGSDAIVIGFNVRAAGRAAQMAEREGVDVRYYSVIYQAIEEIEAALKGMLKPEYEEVELGTAEIREVFKSSKLGNIAGVLVRSGEVKRNTKARLIRDGKVIAESLNISGLRRFKDDVTEIREGFEGGINLGNFNDIKVDDVIATYEMREKPRS, translated from the coding sequence GTGGCTAAGGTCCGGGTATACGAACTCGCCAAGGAGTTCGGGGTGGAGAGCAAGGTCGTCATGGCCAAGCTCCAAGAACTCGGTGAATTTGTCCGTTCGGCGTCCTCGACGATCGAGGCGCCCGTTGTACGCAAGCTGACTGATGCCCTCCAGCAGGGCAACGGAGGCGGCAAGCCCGCCCCCCGCAAGGCTGCCCCGGCGAAGCCCGGTGCGCCTTCTCCCGCGCAGGCCGCCCGTCCGGCAGCCCCGCGCCCGCCGGCCCCGAAGCCGGCCGTCGCGGAGAAGCCCGCGGCCGCCGCTCCGGTGACCCCGGCTGCTCCGGGCCCGCGCCCGGGCCCCAAGCCTGCCCCGAAGCCCGCTCCGGCGGCTCCGGCTCCGGCCGTGCCCGAGTTCACCGCGCCCCCGTCGGCTCCCGTGGCTCCGGCCGCGAGTGCCGGTGCAGGCGCCCCTGCCGCACGTCCGGCTTCCCGTCCCGGCGCCCCGAAGCCCGGTGGCGCACGTCCGGCCGGTCCCGCACAGGGCGGCCAGGGCCGTGGAGAGCGTCCCGAGCGCGGCGACCGTCAGGGCGCCCCGCGTCCCGGCGGCCAGACCCCGCGTCCCGGTGGCGCCCGTCCGGCCGGTCCCCGTCCGGGCAACAACCCGTTCACCTCTGGTGGCTCCACCGGCATGGCGCGCCCGCAGGCGCCCCGTCCGGGCGGCGCCCCGCGTCCCGGCGGCGACCGTCCCGGCGGCGCTCCGCGTCCGCAGGGCGCGGGTCAGGACCGTGCTCCCCGTCCCCAGGGCGGTCCCGGCGGCGCTCCGCGCCCCCAGGGCGGTCCGGGCGGTGCCCGTCCGACTCCGGGCGGCATGCCCCGTCCGCAGGGCGGCGCTCCGCGTCCCGGCGGTGGCCCCGGTGGCAACCGTCCCAACCCCGGCATGATGCCGCAGCGTCCCGCTGCGGGTAGCCCGCGTCCCGGCGGTGGCCCCGGTGGCCGCGGTCCCGGTGGCGGCGGCGGTCGTCCCGGTGGTCCCGGTGGCGGCGGCGGTCGTCCGGGTGGCGGCGGCTTCGCCGGTCGTCCCGGTGGCGGCGGTGGCGGTTTCGCCGGTCGTCCGGCTGGTCCCGGCGGTGGCGGTGGCGGTTTCGCCGGCCGTCCCGGTGGTCCCGGCGGTGGCGGCGGCGGTCGTCCCGGCTTCGGTGGTCGTCCCGGTGGTCCCGGTGGCCGTGGTGGCACGCAGGGCGCCTTCGGTCGTCCCGGCGGTCCCGCGCGTCGTGGTCGCAAGTCGAAGCGGCAGAGGCGCCAGGAGTACGAGGCCATGCAGGCCCCGTCGGTCGGCGGCGTGATGCTGCCTCGCGGCAACGGACAGTCCGTCCGCCTGTCGCGCGGTGCGTCGCTCACCGACTTCGCCGAGAAGATCGGCGCCAACCCGGCGTCGCTCGTCGGCGTGATGATGAACCTCGGCGAGATGGTCACTGCCACGCAGTCCGTCTCCGACGAGACGCTGAAGCTCCTCGCGGACGAGATGAACTTCGTCCTCGAGATCGTCAGCCCCGAGGAGGAGGACCGCGAGCTGCTCGAGTCCTTCGACATCGAGTTCGGCGAGGACGAGGGCGACGAGGACGACCTCGTGGTCCGTCCGCCGGTCGTGACCGTCATGGGTCACGTCGACCACGGTAAGACCCGCCTTCTCGACACCATCCGCAAGACGAACGTCGTCGCGGGCGAGGCCGGCGGTATCACGCAGCACATCGGTGCGTACCAGGTCGCGACCGAGGTCAACGGTGAAGAGCGCAGGATCACCTTCATCGACACCCCCGGTCACGAGGCGTTCACCGCCATGCGTGCCCGTGGTGCCAAGTCGACCGACATCGCGATCCTCGTGGTGGCGGCCAACGACGGTGTGATGCCCCAGACGATCGAGGCGTTGAACCACGCCAAGGCGGCCGACGTGCCGATCGTGGTCGCGGTCAACAAGATCGACGTCGAGGGCGCGGACCCGACCAAGGTGCGCGGTCAGCTCACCGAGTTCGGTCTGGTGGCCGAGGAGTACGGCGGCGACACGATGTTCGTCGACATCTCCGCCAAGCAGGGCCTCAACATCGAGAGCCTGCTGGAGGCCGTGGTCCTGACCGCGGACGCCTCGCTCGACCTGCGGGCCAACCCGGAGCAGGACGCGCAGGGTATTGCGATCGAGTCCCACCTCGACCGCGGCCGCGGTGCCGTTTCGACGGTCCTGGTCCAGCGCGGCACGCTGCGCATCGGCGACACGATGGTGGTCGGCGACGCGTACGGCCGTGTCCGGGCGATGCTCGACGACAACGGCAACAACGTCGAGGAAGCGGGTCCGTCGACCCCCGTCCTGGTCCTGGGTCTCACCAACGTCCCGGGCGCCGGCGACAACTTCCTGGTCGTCGACGAGGACCGCACGGCGCGTCAGATCGCCGAGAAGCGCGCGGCGCGCGAGCGCAACGCCAACTTCGCCCGGCGTGGAGTCCGGTTCTCCCTGGAGAACCTGGACGAGGCGCTCAAGGCCGGCCTGGTGCAGGAACTCAACCTCATCATCAAGGGCGACGCGTCCGGTTCGGTGGAGGCTCTCGAGTCCTCGCTGCTCCAGCTCGACGTCGGCGAAGAGGTCGACATCCGCGTCCTGCACCGCGGTGTGGGTGCGGTCACCGAGTCGGACATCAACCTGGCGACCGGCTCCGACGCCATCGTCATCGGCTTCAACGTCCGCGCTGCGGGCCGCGCGGCGCAGATGGCGGAGCGCGAGGGCGTCGACGTCCGGTACTACTCGGTGATCTACCAGGCCATCGAGGAGATCGAGGCGGCCCTCAAGGGCATGCTCAAGCCGGAGTACGAGGAGGTCGAGCTCGGCACGGCGGAGATCCGCGAGGTCTTCAAGTCGTCCAAGCTGGGCAACATCGCCGGTGTCCTGGTCCGCTCCGGAGAGGTCAAGCGCAACACCAAGGCGCGCCTCATCCGCGACGGCAAGGTCATCGCGGAGAGCCTCAACATCTCCGGTCTGCGTCGCTTCAAGGACGACGTCACCGAGATCCGCGAAGGCTTCGAGGGCGGTATCAACCTCGGAAACTTCAACGACATCAAGGTCGACGACGTCATCGCGACCTACGAGATGCGCGAGAAGCCCCGCTCGTAG
- a CDS encoding YlxR family protein: MSGRTRARACPERTCVGCRERAAKSDLLRIVAVEGECAPDLRGTLPGRGAYVHPALVCLDLAVRRRAIPRALRVPGPLDTAALRLHVEQATP, from the coding sequence GTGTCTGGCCGGACGCGAGCCCGCGCATGCCCTGAGCGCACCTGTGTGGGGTGCCGGGAGCGAGCGGCCAAGAGCGATCTGCTGCGCATCGTGGCGGTCGAGGGCGAATGTGCCCCCGATCTTCGCGGTACGCTGCCCGGCCGGGGTGCGTATGTGCACCCCGCCCTGGTCTGTCTCGATCTGGCGGTCCGCCGCCGGGCGATCCCACGGGCGCTGCGTGTCCCGGGACCGCTCGACACCGCGGCGTTGCGCCTGCACGTCGAGCAGGCAACACCGTAA
- a CDS encoding GNAT family N-acetyltransferase: protein MLTQTTTRVLEPSDLEAALAVLDREPVANAFVASRVQVAGLDPWRLGGEMWGWYEDGMLTSLCYAGANLVPICATPRAVRAFADRARRAGRRCSSVVGPAEATALLWRLLEPSWGPARDVRAHQPLMVTDRMPADISPDPYVRRIRKDEMETIMPACVAMFTEEVGVSPLAGDGGLLYQARVAELVGAGRSFARLDRHGKVVFKAEIGAATPKACQIQGVWVAPEYRGKGLAAPGMAAVLRYALADVAPAVSLYVNDFNTPARAAYRRVGFQEVGAFMSVLF, encoded by the coding sequence GTGTTGACCCAGACGACCACAAGGGTCCTCGAACCGAGTGACCTGGAAGCCGCACTCGCCGTCCTCGACCGCGAGCCGGTCGCAAACGCTTTCGTCGCCTCCCGGGTACAGGTCGCCGGCCTCGACCCGTGGCGCCTCGGCGGCGAGATGTGGGGCTGGTACGAGGACGGCATGCTGACGTCCCTCTGCTACGCCGGCGCGAACCTCGTCCCCATCTGCGCCACCCCCCGCGCCGTGCGCGCCTTCGCCGACCGCGCCCGCCGCGCCGGCCGCCGTTGCTCCTCGGTCGTCGGCCCCGCCGAGGCCACCGCCCTGCTGTGGCGGCTGCTGGAACCCAGTTGGGGACCCGCCCGGGACGTCCGCGCCCACCAGCCCCTCATGGTCACCGACCGGATGCCCGCCGACATCAGCCCCGATCCGTACGTCCGCCGCATCCGCAAGGACGAGATGGAAACGATCATGCCGGCGTGCGTGGCGATGTTCACCGAGGAGGTCGGCGTCTCGCCGCTCGCCGGGGACGGCGGCCTGCTCTATCAGGCACGGGTCGCCGAACTCGTCGGCGCCGGCCGCTCCTTCGCCCGTCTCGACCGGCACGGCAAGGTCGTCTTCAAGGCCGAGATCGGCGCCGCCACCCCGAAGGCCTGCCAGATCCAGGGCGTCTGGGTGGCCCCCGAGTACCGCGGCAAGGGCCTCGCGGCCCCCGGCATGGCGGCGGTCCTGCGCTACGCACTGGCGGACGTGGCGCCGGCCGTGAGCCTGTACGTCAACGACTTCAACACCCCGGCGCGCGCCGCCTACCGGCGGGTGGGGTTCCAGGAGGTCGGGGCGTTCATGAGCGTGCTGTTCTGA
- a CDS encoding GNAT family N-acetyltransferase, which translates to MLRFPGQGHRNPDDVVIGTLDLAARVDEALAVQALAFGLGADEIAVRRQIVLRHVTHPGARALGATTGDGRLVGFVYGMPNDRTHWWSTVVAPYLRGQGNEGWLDDSFVITELHVHPHFQNRGIGRTLITTITDNAAEPRSILSAIDTESPARGLYRSLGYEDLARQVLFPSAPKPYAVMGAQLPLRRH; encoded by the coding sequence ATGCTGCGCTTTCCCGGTCAGGGCCACCGCAACCCCGACGACGTGGTCATCGGCACCCTGGACCTCGCCGCGCGGGTCGACGAGGCGCTCGCCGTCCAGGCCCTGGCCTTCGGGCTCGGCGCCGACGAGATCGCCGTACGCCGCCAGATCGTGCTGCGGCACGTCACCCACCCGGGAGCCCGCGCCCTCGGCGCCACCACCGGCGACGGACGGCTCGTCGGCTTCGTCTACGGCATGCCCAACGACCGTACGCACTGGTGGTCCACCGTCGTCGCGCCGTATCTGCGCGGCCAGGGCAACGAAGGCTGGCTCGACGACTCCTTCGTGATCACCGAGCTGCACGTCCACCCGCACTTCCAGAACCGCGGCATCGGCCGGACCCTCATCACCACCATCACGGACAACGCCGCCGAACCCCGCTCGATCCTCTCGGCGATCGACACGGAGAGCCCGGCCCGCGGCCTCTACCGCTCGCTCGGCTACGAGGACCTGGCCCGGCAAGTCCTGTTCCCCAGCGCACCGAAGCCGTACGCCGTGATGGGCGCGCAACTTCCGCTCCGCCGCCACTAA
- the rbfA gene encoding 30S ribosome-binding factor RbfA — protein MADNARAKRLADLIREVVAQKLQRGIKDPRLGTHVTITDTRVTGDLREATVFYTVYGDDEERAAAAAGLESAKGVLRSAVGAAAGVKFTPTLTFVADALPDTAKTIEDLLDKARASDAKVREVSAGAAFAGDADPYKKPGEDDETDGDAAE, from the coding sequence GTGGCCGACAACGCGCGGGCGAAAAGGCTGGCGGACCTCATCCGAGAGGTGGTGGCCCAGAAGCTGCAGCGCGGGATCAAGGACCCGCGGCTCGGCACGCATGTCACCATCACGGACACCCGGGTCACCGGGGACCTCCGGGAGGCGACCGTCTTCTACACGGTGTACGGGGACGACGAGGAGCGGGCGGCCGCGGCCGCCGGCCTGGAGAGCGCCAAGGGCGTGCTCCGCTCGGCGGTGGGGGCGGCGGCGGGCGTGAAGTTCACTCCTACCCTGACCTTCGTCGCGGATGCCCTGCCGGACACCGCGAAGACCATCGAGGACCTGCTCGACAAGGCGCGGGCCTCGGACGCGAAGGTCCGCGAGGTCTCCGCCGGCGCCGCCTTCGCGGGTGACGCCGACCCGTACAAGAAGCCGGGCGAGGACGACGAGACGGACGGCGACGCCGCGGAATGA
- a CDS encoding ferritin-like domain-containing protein, with protein sequence MSGSDKDTARAAELRALQAALGAEHAAVYGYGVVGGKVQGGRRDEARAAYDAHRARRDALVRAVRDLDGKPVAAAAGYALPFPVQDSAAAVRLAAELEERVAGVYSDLVRASAGDRRRTAAEALREAAVRAVRWSGESVAFPGLAERAAATGTDTGTPSASAAPHT encoded by the coding sequence GTGAGCGGGTCGGACAAGGACACGGCAAGGGCAGCGGAGCTGCGGGCCCTGCAGGCCGCGCTCGGGGCGGAGCACGCCGCCGTCTACGGGTACGGCGTGGTCGGCGGCAAGGTCCAGGGAGGCCGGCGGGACGAGGCGCGAGCGGCGTACGACGCGCACCGGGCACGCCGCGACGCGCTGGTGCGGGCCGTACGGGACCTGGACGGCAAGCCCGTGGCCGCGGCCGCCGGGTACGCGCTGCCCTTCCCGGTACAGGACTCGGCGGCGGCCGTGCGGCTCGCCGCGGAGCTGGAGGAGCGGGTGGCCGGGGTGTACTCCGATCTCGTACGCGCCTCGGCGGGCGACCGGCGGCGTACGGCCGCCGAGGCGCTGCGGGAGGCGGCAGTGCGGGCGGTGCGCTGGAGCGGGGAGAGCGTAGCCTTCCCTGGTCTCGCCGAGCGGGCGGCGGCCACCGGCACGGACACGGGCACGCCCTCCGCGTCGGCGGCACCGCACACGTAG
- the rimP gene encoding ribosome maturation factor RimP: MSTTQSERLRELLEPLVSSQGLDLEEIAVDSVGRKRVLRVVVDSDTGADLDQIADVSRALSAKLDESDLMGQGEYDLEVGTPGAERELTEHRHYVRAVDRLVKFKLTEAAGAGELVARILEVDDEGIDTEVPGVKGRKATARRLAFADVAKARVQVEFNRKNKNEETEENAEEA, encoded by the coding sequence ATGAGCACCACCCAGAGCGAGAGGCTGCGAGAACTGCTGGAACCGCTCGTCAGCTCCCAGGGACTCGATCTCGAAGAGATCGCCGTGGACTCGGTCGGGCGCAAGCGGGTGCTGCGTGTCGTCGTCGACTCGGATACCGGTGCGGACCTAGACCAGATCGCCGATGTGAGCCGCGCGCTCTCGGCGAAGCTCGACGAGAGCGACCTGATGGGCCAGGGAGAGTACGACCTGGAGGTCGGAACCCCCGGTGCCGAGCGGGAACTCACGGAGCACCGCCACTACGTACGTGCCGTCGACCGCCTGGTGAAGTTCAAGCTCACCGAGGCCGCCGGCGCCGGTGAACTCGTCGCGCGGATCCTCGAAGTGGACGACGAGGGCATCGACACCGAAGTGCCCGGCGTGAAGGGCCGCAAGGCCACCGCCAGACGGCTCGCCTTCGCGGACGTCGCCAAGGCGCGCGTGCAGGTCGAGTTCAACCGCAAGAACAAGAACGAAGAGACCGAAGAGAACGCAGAGGAGGCGTAG